The Gemmobacter aquarius genome contains the following window.
TACGTAACGCTCGACATCAACGGCACTCCGATCCGCTTTCTGGCCGATACCGGCGCCTCCAACATGGTGCTCACGCAGGCCGACGCGTTGTCTTTGGGCATCGACCCAGAAAGCCTCGTCTATCTCGGCGAGGCCGCCACCGCCAACGGCACCGTCCGAACCGCCCGCGTCGAGTTGCCCAAGGTGACGCTCGGTCGATATACCGACGCCGATTTTCCCGCATGGGTGAACCGCAGCGACATGCAAGGCTCGCTTCTGGGAATGGAATACCTCCGGCTTTACCGCGTCGAGATAGCAGCCGACCAGATGATCCTGCGGCGTTAAGGCCCCGTTAACCCTTTTCCGCCTTCTTCTCCCAGCGTCCCGCCTCCTCGGACCAATACTGCGCAGGTATTCCTGCTTCGGTAAGCCGTTTCC
Protein-coding sequences here:
- a CDS encoding retropepsin-like aspartic protease family protein, whose amino-acid sequence is MDSDQLARLAYLLLLLVAVAGWVLVEFRRRIGEALRVGIAWGLIFCGVAAGYGLWHDMGGFSVPAPQMVSTTGEITIPRAPDGHYYVTLDINGTPIRFLADTGASNMVLTQADALSLGIDPESLVYLGEAATANGTVRTARVELPKVTLGRYTDADFPAWVNRSDMQGSLLGMEYLRLYRVEIAADQMILRR